The following are encoded together in the Poseidonibacter lekithochrous genome:
- a CDS encoding MBL fold metallo-hydrolase — MKLKFLGTADSAGFPVHNCLCNVCVYHREKGLQNLSTSAYIKIDDSHILLDAGIENISNIFDGKKIKSIFLTHFHADHCLGLLRLRHSNDYIPCYHPKDENGFSDLFKHKHSIGYNEIKEFESIIVENIKFTSIPLKHSKNTFGYFIETKNVNIAYLTDCSGLPIESMKFLKNKKIDYAFIDACYDERKNTGNHLNYIQASDILDELKVKNGYLMHISHTTLEYILENNIILRYKYVKANDEFYLD; from the coding sequence ATGAAGCTAAAATTTTTAGGTACTGCTGATAGTGCGGGTTTTCCTGTACATAATTGTTTATGTAATGTATGTGTTTATCATAGAGAAAAAGGTTTACAAAATCTCTCTACTTCTGCATATATTAAAATTGATGATTCTCATATATTACTTGATGCTGGAATTGAAAATATCTCTAATATTTTTGATGGCAAAAAAATAAAATCTATTTTTCTTACTCATTTTCATGCTGATCATTGTTTGGGATTATTACGACTTAGACACTCAAATGATTATATACCTTGTTATCATCCAAAAGATGAAAATGGTTTTTCTGATTTATTTAAACACAAACATTCTATAGGTTATAACGAAATAAAAGAGTTTGAATCTATAATAGTAGAAAATATTAAATTTACTTCTATTCCTCTAAAACATTCTAAAAATACTTTTGGTTATTTCATTGAAACTAAAAATGTAAATATTGCTTATTTAACAGATTGTTCAGGTCTTCCAATAGAATCAATGAAGTTTTTAAAAAATAAAAAAATTGACTATGCTTTTATCGATGCGTGTTATGATGAGAGAAAGAATACTGGTAATCACTTAAATTATATTCAAGCAAGTGATATTTTAGATGAGTTAAAAGTAAAAAATGGATATTTAATGCATATATCACATACAACACTAGAATATATCTTAGAGAATAATATTATTCTTAGATATAAATATGTAAAAGCAAATGATGAGTTTTATCTAGATTAA